The Helianthus annuus cultivar XRQ/B chromosome 11, HanXRQr2.0-SUNRISE, whole genome shotgun sequence region TCGCTATCCCTGCAGTGCTGCACGTTCTCTTTCACATATCGATCGCAGATACGAAATGTGCTGTTAACTGATTCTTGACCTTCTAGTTGTCGAACTGCATGTTTCTGGTTTAGGAGAATACCATAGAAgggtttttcttttcttttgtctTCAAGTTCTTCTCATGTCAGTACAgattttctagagagagaaaagagAGTTTCTAGAGAGATAAAGCATGGAACATGCTTCTAAATAAACCCTTGAAtccaacgcttctccttacattactCAGCGATCCTTGTACGTCGTATACCCCAATCATCATTCACCACCCATCTACACATACAACacccatcttcaaccatttccgACCACTCACTCACTCACCCCTGTTCCCTCGGGCCCCGAATCCCCAAAACCCGCCGCCGGAAGGAAATGAAATGGGTTCCGGTGGATAACAAAGTTCTAGGGTTTAAAGAAACCAGATGGAAGAACAACCGTCGAGGGTATCACAAGCTTCTGCCTTTGGAACCACAAACCACATCTTTGATGATAAGAAATGTTCCAAGTAGATATACGTAAGTAACTCTTCATTTATGACAGcttttagtttgtttgtttttttttcttttacatttaATGTTTGTTGTTTTCTTAAAATGGGAATGTTTTGGTTTAAACGAAGTTGTTTATTTTGTAGTCGGAATTTATTGATCCAGACTCTTGATAATCATTGTCAGCTTGAGAACAGGAAGCTCAGCAATggtggtaacaagtctgcttatgattTTGTTTACCTGCCGATTGATTTCAAGTAAGTTATTTATTGACATTAAACTCACTGTGGGTTTGTTGTTGGTGtaactgtgtgtgtgtgtgtcacaGGCGCCGAACGAACGCTGGGTTTGCGTTTGTGAACTTCACAAACCCTAAGGCGGCGTTTAGGTTTCGAGATGCGTTTCATGGCGGACATTGGAATCTGTTTGAGAGTTCAAAGGTGGCTGAGATTACAATAGCAAGGATTCAGGTACCTACTTTTTTTAATCACATAATTAATTATTAGTATTAATACTGGgcgtttaattaattaattaattaaaaattttACTTTCTTTCAGGGTAAGGCAGCTTTGATTAATAACTGCAAGTGTATGGATTTTAGCGATGGCTTGGAGGAAGACATGCCGGTGTGGTTTGCACCGGCGAGAGATGGATCAGATCAGGTTAGGTCCAAAATGTTTGTGGTGGGGAAGTTTTCATGGGCTAAAATGAAATTTGGGAATTAGGTCATCATCATCACATGTGTGTATGTTGTTTAGTATGTGCAAATAGTAGTAAGGTGGTGGATTTGAGCACCTGAACCCTGTGGTGTTCTGGTCCACCATCTTTTCGAGAATTTTGTTGAATTATATTTTGCTATAGGTATGCAATCTCTTTTATGCAATTTGGTATGTTGTCCAGGTACAATTAAATTCATAAATTTAAACACATTTTTTTAAGGGTAAACTTCATTAAGAAACGGCCGGCCTGACAAAAAAGCGCAGGACCGCAAAGTCATCAAACATCTACTTTCAAATCATTAATTGTTTAAACTCACCTTTGCCTTTTGGATCATAGCTAATATGCCCTAATAACAAAGTTATATATTTACAGGGGTCACTTGGACATGATAATAATGCCTGAATATCTTAAATTAATAACATATTATCAATAAGTTGATAATTTGTCGGATTATGTCATACTAAAGcttttctagtacttgtatatggACAAGTTGTATAATTCAAGAACAATGAGTCCATGATCAACAAAATCTCAATAGTTTAATATCCCCTATACACTATAAATAATACGTGTTTATACCTCAATAGTTTAATTTTCCtttgagaaaaatgcccggatagtccctgtggtttcgcattttttcacctatagtccccaactttctaaaactacctgaatagtccccaagttttcattttttgttcccggatagtccctaggtctaacttcagtttgttttctctgttaagtggggtgtgaaatgaccaatttaccctttcctttaaaagaccaaaccacagggactatccgggcatcttcttcatatttatttataaaaccccataTTATCCCTTTCTCTTCATCCCTGCTCTCTCTGgtaccaccaccaccgtcaccgtcACCTCCACCGCCGCCAAGATACGGATCGGGTCTTCATACTCCTATTTTGCTCAAAAATCATTTCATCATCACCGCCTCATAACAACATTGTACTAGCAAGGGCGCCGGATTATGATTCGTAAACACAGAACAAcatgataataacacaatgtaacAGGTTTGGTGAAACTGGTCCCTGTTTCAAACCGACCACCGGTTCGAGAACTTATCCCTTGAAACCAATTAATAACCGGAACTAGTTTCAAACCAAACCGATCCTTTTCCACTTGTAAATCGGTTTCACCAAATACCAGTTTTGACAATTGTTGacccaaaccaaaccaaaacaaTTCCAACCTGAACTAGTTTGGGAAAAAACCGAAATGTACACCTCTAGGTAGATAGATATTCTTATCTCCAAGGATAAAGGTTATCATCGGAATTTATTGTCGAAATCCGCCATGGCTGCAAACACCATAGCCTCTCTATATGGAACAACAACAGTAGCAGCAACATCAAATAATTCCCATCACCATAGCCTCTCTATATGGAACAACAACAGTAGCAGCAGCATCAACATAATCACCGGAGTAATCTGCGGCTTCTTCTCTGGTCGCATACAACACCCCAGACCCCCCCCCCTTTTCACCTCCCGTTCCCTCTCTGTAAATTCCGGTGAATAGAACGGAGCCAACCAACGATGAGCGGCGGCGGAGGTGTGCTTGCAGACGAGATTTCTCCGACATCTTCCGTCAGcgacatctctctctctctctccttgcaCTCACTCTCCTCTCGCTCTGAACAAACGGCCGACCACCATTCGGTGGTGGCGCCTCATGGTGGATATTGGCAgcagaagatgaagatgatggtgctCGGTTCCACGGTGGCGTCGCACGACGTCACACAGCAGTATTCAGGTAGTTTTTGGCTGAGTTGTGGTGTGTCTGTGGATGTATGTGTGTATTTAGATTAGGGTTAGAGAACTAAGGCCAtttgaagaagatgcccggatagtccctgtggtttggtcttttaaaggaaagggtaaattggtcatttcacaccccacttaacagagaaaacaaactgaaattagacccagggactatccgggaacaaaaaatgaaaacttggggactattcaggtagttttagaaagttggggactataggtgaaaaaatgcgaaaccacagggactacccgggcatttttctcttttccTTTTATAACTTTCGTTCGTAAGttttgttttcacaaaacctaaaTACGCGACATAATTCTATAattgttatattttgtttcgattttGTCTTTTTACGCATTCGTATTTTgcgtatataaaattacataacAAAAGGTACTATAACAGCTACAACGTTGGGGTTTTTTACCCTATGCACTATAGATAATATATGTCTTTATCAggtagttttatttttcttttataactttcgttcgtttgtttttttttttttttttacaaaaattaaatacACGATATAATTTTACATTGTTACATTTTATTtcgattttgttttttttacacATTTATATATTACATCTTCATACTCGTCTTTGCCGTTTGATCCGTACGCGGATTCCCTGCCGCAAAAGCGTGATGGGGAAATCCTAgttataaaaacaataaaaggTACGTGGGTTTGTGTATTGGGTTTGTGTATTGAGCTAACATTACTGAATATATTTAACATTTGACGGTATTTATGATTACATTGGTCATGAAATAACTAGAGGCCCAAAATCTTAGAAATGTGGGTTTGTGTATTTGAGCTAATTAATTTCTGAATGTATCATTTGACGGTATTTAGAGTGGAGGGAGCGGTCACCAAATGGTAATTGTTTAAACAATTTTCTAACCAATAATATTATGTTATATCAAGTTTTCACTCCACTCCCcgttttgcactcaatcactagcAATGGTTAAACACATAGAGAGTggtaaacaatttaaaaaaaatgtgattggttgaaaggggttGGGGTTCACcattaactctctctctctctccatcacTTCTTTTCTCTTTCGGTTTCTCACCCGGTGAGTATTCACCGACTTGGACAATCCCCGATCACCGCTCCACCCCTGGCAACACCTCCCCCCTCTGTAAACTACCCTTCCCGCCCCACTCACCGCTACCACTCCGCCCACCCTTATGCTTACAATGGTCATGAAATGAAATTTTATTAACCTTCAACGTAAACTACTAGTAATATTAGGTATTCTTTAATTGACGTAAAAACAAACTTCCATCTATGAAATGAAATTTTATTAACCTTCAACGTAAACTACTAGTAATATTAGGTATTCTTTAATTGACGTAAAAACAAACTTCCATCTATCCGAAATACCAAAATGATGACGATTGACGAGTGAATAATATTTAAAAGCAAAATGGATCACTTTTGAGAGTTTGAAACAAGTGTGAGATGTTGGCTTAGCAGAGTGTAAtatactctgattaaaatataaaattttagaAATGGCGTGCTCTGTATGTTTTTCCAGATGATTTAAGTTTGAGAAATCATAATTTACATATTACATTACATTAAAGTGTGAAACAAACAAGGCAGTAACTAAGTATTAATATTATTGTATGTTATAAGCTTAATCCCATATTTATTTTGATAATAATTACATACACAATATACAAATATAAATGACTTGCTTATTTTCTAACAATATCCTAAGGTATTATTATTTTTCCGTACGGTTGAGGATTCAAAGTTGTATAATGGACAAATGTGTAAATTTAGAACTACGTTGACACAAGATGTGTGAATTAACCGATAAAATTTTATGATGGACAAACGTTGTGAGCAACCGGTGACACTGGAACATCTTCCGATCACTTACTCAGTCGCCAACATGATTTAAACGATCATTACTCATTGATTGATGTAAATTTCTCCTATTTATGATTTTTTCCGCATAGGACCTACTCGAGTAGCACAAGAAGTTAACGACAAAGGATACAAAGGGAAACAATCTAAAAGATTATTCTCACTACATGGAGTTTTTGGAGAACCTTGCAACAAACCCCCTTTCATCAACAAGATTATCGAACATGTCAAGAAGCCTCGTCTCTTATGGGGTAAAGTATAGACCAAGATTGAATTATCCAGAGTGACCAAATGTTTTTCCTTAATCAAGTATGTACCCCCTTTCTCTTTAATGTCTGTTTAAATGCTGATAGCATCCCTGTACTCTTTGGTTCCCTTCATCTATAATATCTTGTCCTGGTAAAATAAAATTgttatatataagtatataacacaaCACAATACAATTTAAAATCCAACCATTTAAAACAATGTTAAGTATAAACCAAACCAGACAATAACTTGGTATTAGCAATGTTACaatatttaaatatttttttttagtaaAGTACTGGTTATTAAAATAATCAATATTAAAAACAAGCCAACTAGGCAACCAGGAGTTTTTTTCATAGTGGTGTTTGTAGATAAAATATTTATCAAAATGGTGTCGTTGAAAAACTATTTACTAAAATGgtgtttttaaagttttttttgttTCTCACTTCTAACCTCATTGGATAAATTCAATTCATTaaactacatctagaagatgCTGGGACATTTTAGTATGGACAAAGCTcaaccttaaagtatgttaaagatTGTTCGGTCACTTGTTATAAGACTATTATCATCTcataccaaagtagagattctcagtCTATAAGTACCAAAgttatgcatatgtgcattaatATGTCTTGCTAGATATGGATGATTATAATATCTTCCATTTGAacttattgtcatgatataacaTGTGTTGAGCGAGTAGACACTGGAATGAGTTAAAACAAATATTCCAGGTATGAACGATATTTGTTAATactttactaacccatcaaaacaagtttggtaaaTCATATAGATGCGGGGAATGTAACACAACACAGTAATAGATCATATAATATAATTTGATAAGAGGCGCGTAATGTCTCATTTGAAGATCATACATTGCTCAACATAAAAGATTGTATTTCAAGGGATCAAGCAACATTTCATTGGCTATGAAAGCTTTGAGCAATTTTCAAGGAAGATCAACACATGTCACTTAAAGGCTATATATTCAAATGAGGGGAAATATCATACAAGTTGCGCTCTTTTTTCCCtcactaagt contains the following coding sequences:
- the LOC110886923 gene encoding protein terminal ear1, which produces MKWVPVDNKVLGFKETRWKNNRRGYHKLLPLEPQTTSLMIRNVPSRYTRNLLIQTLDNHCQLENRKLSNGGNKSAYDFVYLPIDFKRRTNAGFAFVNFTNPKAAFRFRDAFHGGHWNLFESSKVAEITIARIQGKAALINNCKCMDFSDGLEEDMPVWFAPARDGSDQVRSKMFVVGKFSWAKMKFGN